Proteins from a single region of Natrinema salifodinae:
- a CDS encoding amino acid permease: MSADEELAKDLGLLSAITIGIGTMIGAGIFVLPGTAVARTGPLAAATFVIGGVTALFTALSASELGTAMPKSGGAYFYVNRALGPLFGSISGWANWMGLAFASSFYMYGFGEYVNQLVGAPALALGPITVSAAQTIGLVGATLFIAVNYVGAKETGGLQIAIVLTLLAILAVFTVVGLLNGDLESLRPLAPPGTTDQVLPVTAIVFVSYLGFVQITSVAEEIKDPGRNLPLAVIGSVLIVTTVYALFLLVLLAAVPTDLVADNETAVVEAAQLLFGRYDIGGIGLGTFGWAMLLFGGLLATASSANASILSSSRINFAMGREKIISPSVNDIHQRFGTPYKSILITGVLIIVFLLIGDLELLSTAGSVLHLIVYGLLNVALIVMREADPADYDPDFEVPLYPFVPIVGTVSSFALIAYIEPRVIGLSAVLVVFAAVWYLLYARQRVENAGVFADWILDRSAELPDAAVAAADSVSPEATETAASRANDDFRVMVPLANPRTERELITLAGAIATQRGGTVHAVHIVQVPDQTPLERGAEHAERMDAESQKLLDQARADAETFDVPVEAHTVLSHRSFAEIFDAARTFEADQVVMGWGPAAHGRAEPRLDELTQDLPCDFLLLKDRDFDPERILLPTAGGPDSVFGAEVVRLLREEFDARATLLHAVDGDESREEGERFLEEWAAENGLSDADLIVDERDVETAIGDAATDATLLVIGATERGLLSRFVQGSLVLDVLDDVECSVLLAETARERTMRERLLGIERE; the protein is encoded by the coding sequence GTGAGCGCCGACGAAGAGCTCGCGAAGGACCTCGGGCTCCTCTCGGCGATCACGATCGGTATCGGCACGATGATCGGCGCGGGCATCTTCGTGTTGCCGGGCACCGCCGTCGCGCGGACAGGGCCGCTCGCGGCCGCCACCTTCGTCATCGGCGGAGTCACCGCGCTGTTCACGGCGCTGTCGGCCTCGGAACTGGGGACGGCGATGCCCAAGTCCGGCGGCGCGTACTTCTACGTGAACCGCGCCCTCGGGCCGCTGTTCGGCTCGATAAGCGGGTGGGCTAACTGGATGGGGTTGGCGTTCGCGTCCTCGTTTTACATGTACGGGTTCGGCGAGTACGTCAACCAGCTCGTGGGCGCGCCGGCGCTCGCACTCGGCCCGATCACCGTGTCGGCCGCCCAGACGATCGGGCTCGTCGGCGCCACGCTGTTCATCGCCGTCAACTACGTCGGCGCCAAGGAGACCGGCGGGCTCCAGATCGCCATCGTCCTCACGCTGCTGGCCATCCTCGCCGTGTTCACCGTCGTCGGCCTGCTGAACGGCGATCTCGAGTCGCTTCGCCCCCTCGCACCGCCGGGAACGACCGATCAAGTGCTCCCGGTGACCGCCATCGTCTTCGTCTCCTACCTCGGCTTCGTCCAGATCACGTCCGTCGCCGAGGAGATCAAAGATCCCGGTCGGAACCTCCCGCTGGCGGTCATCGGCTCGGTGCTGATCGTCACGACCGTTTACGCGCTGTTCCTCCTCGTGTTGCTGGCGGCGGTTCCGACCGATCTGGTGGCGGACAACGAGACGGCGGTCGTCGAGGCCGCCCAGTTGCTGTTTGGGCGGTACGATATCGGCGGTATCGGCCTCGGCACGTTCGGCTGGGCCATGTTGCTGTTCGGCGGCCTCCTGGCGACGGCCTCGAGCGCGAACGCATCGATCCTCTCGTCGTCGCGGATCAACTTCGCCATGGGGCGAGAGAAGATCATCTCGCCGTCGGTCAACGACATCCATCAGCGGTTCGGAACGCCGTACAAGTCGATTCTGATCACCGGCGTGCTCATCATCGTCTTCCTGCTGATCGGCGACCTCGAATTGCTGTCGACCGCCGGGTCGGTCCTCCACCTGATCGTGTACGGGCTCTTGAACGTCGCCCTGATCGTCATGCGGGAAGCCGATCCGGCCGACTACGACCCGGACTTCGAGGTCCCGCTGTACCCGTTCGTTCCGATCGTCGGGACGGTCTCCTCGTTCGCGCTGATCGCGTACATCGAACCGCGCGTCATCGGTCTCTCCGCGGTGCTCGTCGTCTTCGCCGCGGTGTGGTACCTGTTGTACGCGCGCCAGCGCGTCGAGAACGCCGGCGTGTTCGCCGACTGGATCCTCGATCGCTCGGCCGAACTGCCCGACGCCGCGGTGGCCGCGGCCGACTCGGTCAGTCCCGAGGCCACCGAAACCGCCGCCTCGCGAGCGAACGACGACTTCCGCGTGATGGTTCCCCTGGCGAACCCCCGCACCGAACGGGAACTCATCACGCTCGCCGGCGCCATCGCGACCCAACGCGGCGGCACCGTCCACGCGGTCCACATCGTGCAGGTCCCCGACCAGACGCCGCTCGAACGGGGCGCCGAGCACGCCGAGCGGATGGACGCCGAGTCCCAGAAGCTGCTCGACCAGGCCCGTGCCGACGCCGAAACGTTCGACGTTCCGGTCGAGGCGCACACGGTGCTCTCCCACCGCTCATTCGCGGAGATTTTCGACGCCGCTCGCACCTTCGAGGCCGACCAGGTCGTGATGGGGTGGGGTCCCGCCGCTCACGGCCGCGCCGAGCCGCGCCTCGACGAGTTGACCCAGGACCTTCCCTGCGACTTCCTACTGTTGAAAGACCGCGACTTCGATCCCGAACGAATCCTGTTGCCGACGGCCGGCGGCCCCGACTCGGTGTTCGGTGCGGAGGTCGTCCGGTTGCTCCGCGAGGAGTTCGACGCCCGGGCGACGCTCCTCCACGCCGTCGACGGGGACGAGTCCCGCGAGGAGGGCGAACGGTTCCTCGAGGAGTGGGCCGCCGAGAACGGGCTGTCCGACGCCGATCTGATCGTCGACGAGCGAGACGTCGAGACCGCCATCGGCGACGCGGCCACGGACGCGACGCTACTGGTGATCGGTGCGACCGAGCGAGGGCTGCTGTCGCGGTTCGTCCAAGGGTCGCTGGTGCTGGACGTCCTCGACGATGTCGAGTGTTCCGTCTTGCTCGCCGAGACGGCCCGCGAGCGGACGATGCGCGAGCGGCTGCTGGGTATCGAACGAGAGTAG
- a CDS encoding pyridoxal-phosphate dependent enzyme, with the protein MAGDLTCPDCGAVYEAGPDEPWRCACGHALEFTERPHPQGDPLPLRELDTSEGLWTFFEFLPIEPHVTFHEGFTPLVDAPDWDAQFKLEYVFPTGSFKDRGATTTLSRAVELGVDKVIDDSSGNAGAAIATYAARAGIDADIYVPADVKQSKLMTIQRADARPVRIEGDREDVTAACLDAVEGDAVGADQAPYQTGEGWYASHAWNPAFYAGTMTFAFEIAAQQGWTVPDAVVLPVGHGTLFLGAYRGFTLLNEAGIVDEMPRLLGAQATGYAPVVAALGGETAADGDGETVADGIRIADPARGSEILEAIEETDGDVIALDADPIETALDRLHRNGFYVEPTSAVAPAALDWYREAGVLDEDADVVVPLTGSGLKTL; encoded by the coding sequence ATGGCGGGCGATCTCACTTGCCCCGACTGCGGCGCCGTCTACGAAGCCGGACCCGACGAGCCCTGGCGGTGCGCCTGCGGACACGCCTTGGAGTTCACCGAACGGCCGCACCCGCAGGGCGACCCGCTGCCGCTTCGCGAACTCGACACCAGCGAGGGGCTGTGGACCTTCTTCGAGTTCCTGCCGATCGAACCGCACGTCACCTTCCACGAGGGGTTCACGCCGCTCGTCGACGCCCCCGACTGGGACGCGCAGTTCAAACTCGAGTACGTCTTCCCGACGGGCTCGTTCAAGGACCGCGGCGCGACGACGACCCTCTCGCGGGCGGTCGAACTCGGCGTCGACAAGGTCATCGACGACTCCTCGGGCAACGCCGGGGCCGCGATCGCGACCTACGCCGCCCGAGCGGGCATCGACGCGGACATCTACGTCCCGGCGGACGTCAAGCAGTCGAAGCTGATGACGATCCAGCGGGCCGACGCCAGGCCGGTCCGCATCGAGGGGGACCGGGAGGACGTCACGGCGGCCTGTCTCGACGCGGTCGAGGGCGACGCAGTGGGAGCGGACCAGGCGCCCTACCAGACGGGCGAGGGCTGGTACGCCAGCCACGCCTGGAACCCGGCGTTCTACGCCGGGACGATGACCTTCGCGTTCGAGATCGCCGCCCAGCAGGGGTGGACCGTCCCGGACGCCGTCGTCCTGCCGGTCGGCCACGGGACGCTCTTCCTCGGCGCGTACCGCGGCTTTACCCTGCTCAACGAGGCCGGCATCGTCGACGAGATGCCGCGACTGCTCGGCGCCCAGGCGACCGGCTACGCGCCCGTCGTCGCCGCACTTGGCGGCGAGACGGCGGCGGACGGCGACGGCGAGACCGTCGCCGACGGCATCCGCATCGCGGACCCGGCCCGCGGCTCCGAGATCCTCGAGGCGATCGAGGAGACCGACGGCGACGTGATCGCGCTCGACGCGGACCCGATCGAGACCGCGTTAGACCGACTCCACCGCAACGGGTTCTACGTCGAGCCGACCAGCGCGGTCGCGCCGGCGGCCCTCGACTGGTACCGCGAGGCCGGCGTCCTCGACGAGGACGCGGACGTTGTCGTGCCACTGACGGGAAGCGGACTGAAAACCCTATGA
- a CDS encoding NUDIX domain-containing protein yields MVSRPPTFCPDCGTRLESTTFDERKRKRCPTCESIVWHNPVPCAGVAVVDRSRPKPAVLCVERGVPPGVGEWTIPGGHVETGEEPATAAARELREETGVAVDPADLNILSASTMPPRDGKHVITVHYVADRADAAGEPDAGSDATAARFWTPAEFESAAETFRPVHERRFREAAALFE; encoded by the coding sequence ATGGTAAGTCGACCGCCGACGTTCTGTCCCGACTGTGGGACCCGCCTGGAATCGACTACGTTCGACGAACGCAAGCGCAAGCGCTGTCCGACCTGCGAATCGATCGTCTGGCACAACCCCGTCCCCTGTGCCGGCGTCGCGGTAGTCGACCGCTCCCGCCCGAAGCCGGCCGTGCTCTGCGTCGAGCGCGGCGTCCCGCCAGGCGTCGGCGAGTGGACGATCCCGGGCGGCCACGTCGAGACCGGCGAGGAGCCGGCGACGGCGGCGGCCCGCGAACTCCGAGAGGAGACCGGCGTCGCCGTCGATCCCGCCGACCTCAATATTCTGAGCGCGTCGACGATGCCGCCGCGGGACGGCAAACACGTGATCACGGTCCACTACGTGGCGGACAGAGCCGACGCCGCGGGCGAGCCGGACGCGGGCAGCGACGCCACGGCCGCTCGTTTCTGGACGCCGGCCGAATTCGAGTCCGCCGCCGAGACGTTCCGACCGGTCCACGAGCGGCGGTTCCGCGAGGCCGCCGCGCTGTTCGAGTGA
- a CDS encoding succinylglutamate desuccinylase/aspartoacylase family protein: protein MTTTLGTASAGPGEIDTGRLEVGETRDGSTFGLPVAVVNGASSGKTLYMQAASDGDELNGIGVIRHVVPQLDPTELSGTILIVGIVNYHAFQIAEHRNPIDDTKMNRAYPGNEGGTSSERIAAATFDVATRADMILDLHQGSTSRMLDEVRVRCGKRHRLHDKCLELAKAFGCGYVLDQKGPDGQLARAAPDKGIPTVDPELGGAVGWDETSIRKGVEGVFNVLRYYGFLDGDQPVDPQTRAKGFEQYGTPAGGLVDLKKDLGDRVRPGETLFEVTTPFGEPKAEITADSEGILWRARRLPQVATGEYVCSVGTDIDEY, encoded by the coding sequence ATGACGACGACGCTCGGAACGGCGAGCGCGGGGCCCGGCGAGATCGATACGGGCCGTCTCGAGGTGGGCGAGACGCGGGACGGGAGCACCTTCGGACTGCCTGTTGCCGTGGTCAACGGCGCGTCCTCGGGGAAGACGCTGTACATGCAGGCGGCCAGTGATGGTGACGAACTCAACGGCATCGGCGTTATCCGGCACGTCGTGCCGCAGCTCGATCCCACCGAGCTCTCGGGTACGATCCTGATCGTCGGGATCGTCAACTACCACGCGTTCCAGATCGCCGAGCACCGCAATCCGATCGACGACACGAAGATGAACCGCGCCTACCCCGGCAACGAGGGCGGGACCTCCAGCGAACGGATCGCGGCCGCGACCTTCGACGTCGCGACCCGGGCGGACATGATCCTCGACCTCCATCAGGGCTCGACCAGCCGGATGTTAGACGAGGTCCGCGTACGCTGTGGCAAGCGCCACCGGCTCCACGACAAGTGTCTCGAGCTCGCGAAGGCCTTCGGCTGCGGGTACGTTCTCGACCAGAAGGGACCGGACGGGCAACTGGCCCGTGCAGCCCCCGACAAGGGGATCCCGACCGTCGACCCCGAACTCGGCGGCGCCGTCGGCTGGGACGAGACCAGCATCCGGAAGGGCGTCGAGGGCGTGTTCAACGTCCTCCGGTACTACGGCTTTCTCGACGGCGACCAACCGGTCGACCCCCAGACCCGCGCGAAGGGGTTCGAGCAGTACGGCACGCCCGCAGGCGGCCTGGTCGACCTCAAGAAGGACCTCGGCGACCGGGTGCGACCGGGCGAGACCCTGTTCGAGGTGACGACCCCCTTCGGCGAGCCGAAGGCAGAGATCACGGCCGACAGCGAGGGCATCCTCTGGCGCGCGCGCCGGCTCCCGCAGGTAGCCACCGGCGAGTACGTCTGCTCGGTCGGCACCGACATCGACGAGTACTAA
- a CDS encoding proline dehydrogenase family protein — MIPPIANRFVAGESPAEALDHVRRLNERGVKAIVNLLGEHYDEREPVAADAAEYRALVADIAGSGLDACISVKPSQLGLDLGEDVFRAELAEIVDAAAEHGVFVWIDMEDHATTDATLDAYEDLTREYEGGERSSSDPESDSGVGVCVQANLKRTRADVERLADVPGKVRFVKGAYDPPADVAYKDEARIDREYRDLLEYAFEQYDGGIAVGSHDPAMIDHAKALHDRYGTDFEIQMLMGVREDAQYDLADEYEVWQYVPYGDRWKSYFYRRVTERTANLEFALRAVLSS; from the coding sequence ATGATCCCGCCGATCGCGAACAGGTTCGTCGCGGGGGAGTCGCCCGCGGAGGCGCTCGATCACGTTCGCCGGTTGAACGAGCGCGGCGTGAAAGCGATCGTCAACCTGCTGGGCGAGCACTACGACGAACGCGAGCCCGTCGCCGCCGACGCCGCCGAGTACCGGGCGCTCGTCGCGGACATCGCGGGCTCCGGGCTCGACGCCTGCATCTCCGTCAAGCCCTCCCAACTGGGACTGGACCTCGGCGAGGACGTCTTCCGGGCGGAACTGGCCGAAATCGTCGACGCGGCGGCCGAACACGGAGTCTTCGTCTGGATCGATATGGAGGACCACGCGACGACCGACGCGACCCTGGACGCGTACGAGGACCTCACCCGCGAGTACGAGGGCGGTGAGCGATCCTCGTCGGATCCGGAATCCGACAGCGGCGTCGGGGTCTGCGTCCAGGCGAACCTCAAGCGGACCCGCGCGGACGTCGAGCGCCTGGCCGACGTGCCGGGGAAGGTCAGGTTCGTCAAGGGCGCGTACGACCCGCCGGCGGATGTCGCCTACAAGGACGAGGCGCGGATCGACCGGGAGTACCGTGACCTGCTCGAGTACGCGTTCGAGCAGTACGACGGCGGCATCGCGGTCGGGAGCCACGATCCGGCGATGATCGACCACGCGAAAGCGCTGCACGACAGATACGGCACCGACTTCGAGATCCAGATGCTCATGGGCGTGCGCGAGGACGCGCAGTACGACCTGGCCGACGAGTACGAGGTCTGGCAGTACGTCCCCTACGGCGACCGGTGGAAGTCCTATTTCTACCGGCGGGTCACGGAGCGGACGGCGAACCTCGAGTTCGCGCTCCGGGCCGTCCTGAGTAGTTGA